A window of Calliopsis andreniformis isolate RMS-2024a chromosome 3, iyCalAndr_principal, whole genome shotgun sequence contains these coding sequences:
- the LOC143177101 gene encoding coiled-coil domain-containing protein 22 homolog isoform X1, which produces MMEEVDNIIIHSLRQIGCDIEENVTNLGGFNTELVVEAAVKCLDIIKPGLGLSTVLPMNMAARFRLGATLAQACSELGYKGDIGYQTFLYNSEADLRRVFIFLIEKLPKESDKTLNEPITNVGLLEKSIATAMLQGLSASWLPHYCHTKGFRNRGRANVPYTSVNLEVPTTNSGDDYQDYCIHYLQSVPKQVQNQQSSLPSIISYNTKALHSHSMTIVDRINWLNKEYSNKVTCVNASVDNNVLKKVSPTDTMLISKEVEVQSENIVTSIQSKQEVDKKERQEIEVEEMKTECESLRNAIEELQDEIKKLSTSVTQVTINYQIEEKELTINEEQKKIKARIYDLLQDGEENIKKLETAIETTTNKLINLGNQWEKHRVPLIQKYRQEKEKHSTKASASQKKLDEIRSFKEKEKELQEECRNKDQQYSQLVTEVQKLPKEVNRSAYTQRIIEIINNVRKQKDEIDKVLADTREIQKEINTLTGRVERSFTVVDELIFRDARTNEASRKAYKLLATLHSDCNELVSLVEETGATVREIRDLEEQIDSESTKNVGANLERITADLKQMKQETAALTAQLQSKSS; this is translated from the exons ATGATGGAGGAAGTTGACAATATAATTATTCACTCGTTACGTCAAATAGGCTG TGACATAGAAGAGAATGTAACAAATCTTGGTggcttcaatactgaattagtAGTAGAGGCAGCAGTAAAATGCTTAGATATAATAAAACCAGGTCTTGGTTTATCCACTGTATTACCTATGAACATGGCAGCTCGTTTTCGACTGGGTGCTACACTTGCTCAAGCATGTTCA GAATTAGGATACAAAGGTGACATTGGTTATCAAACGTTCTTGTATAATTCAGAGGCTGATCTACGAAGAGTTTTTATATTTCTCATTGAAAAGCTACCAAAAGAAAGTGATAAAACCTTAAATGAACCTATTACTAATGTTGGATTATTGGAAAAATCAATAGCAACTGCAATGTTGCAAGGCCTTTCAGCTTCCTGGCTACCACATTATTGTCATACAAAGGGATTTAGAAACAGAGGCAGAGCAAATGTTCCTTATACGTCTGTGAATTTAGAAGTACCAACAACAAATAGTGGAGACG attATCAAGATTATTGTATACATTATCTGCAATCTGTGCCTAAACAAGTGCAAAATCAACAATCCAGTTTACCTTCTATAATATCATATAACACAAAAGCTCTACATTCACATTCAATGACTATTGTAGATCGAATAAATTGGTTAAATAAAGAATACTCTAATAAAGTTACTTGTGTTAATGCATCAGTTGACAATAATGTTTTGAAAAAGGTTTCACCAACAGATACAATGTTAATTTCCAAA GAAGTTGAAGTTCAAAGTGAGAACATTGTGACATCTATACAGTCAAAACAAGAAGTAGATAAAAAAGAAAGGCAGGAAATAGAAGTTGAAGAAATGAAGACAGAATGTGAAAGTCTCAGAAATGCTATAGAAGAATTACAAGATGAGATTAAAAAATTAAGTACTAGCGTAACGCAAGTAACAATAAATTATCAAATAGAAGAAAAAGAATTAACCATTAATGAGGAGCAGAAAAAGATTAAAGCAAGAATTTATGATTTACTTCAAGATGGCGAagaaaatattaagaaattagAAACAGCAATTGAAACTACtacaaataaattaattaatttaggtAATCAATGGGAAAAACATAGGGTTCCACTAATTCAAAAATATCGACAAGAAAAAGAAAAGCATTCAACAAAAGCT agCGCAAGTCAAAAGAAGCTGGATGAAATTAGATCgttcaaagaaaaagaaaaggaacTTCAAGAAGAATGTCGTAACAAAGATCAACAGTACTCACAGTTAGTAACAGAAGTTCAAAAACTTCCTAAAGAAGTGAACAGATCTGCATATACTCAACGAATTATAGAAATAATTAATAACGTTAGAAAACAGAAAGACGAAATTGATAAAGTTTTAGCTGATACGCGAGAAATTCAGAAAGAAATAAATACACTTACTGGCAGAGTGGAAAgatcattcacagtggttgatgAATTAATATTTCGAGATGCAAGGACAAATGAAGCATCCAGAAAGGCATATAAATTATTAGCCACTCTTCATTCTGACTGCAATGAACTAGTAAGTTTAGTAGAAGAAACAGGTGCCACTGTACGAGAAATAAGAGATCTAGAAGAACAG ATTGATTCTGAATCCACGAAAAACGTT
- the LOC143177101 gene encoding coiled-coil domain-containing protein 22 homolog isoform X2, whose product MNMAARFRLGATLAQACSELGYKGDIGYQTFLYNSEADLRRVFIFLIEKLPKESDKTLNEPITNVGLLEKSIATAMLQGLSASWLPHYCHTKGFRNRGRANVPYTSVNLEVPTTNSGDDYQDYCIHYLQSVPKQVQNQQSSLPSIISYNTKALHSHSMTIVDRINWLNKEYSNKVTCVNASVDNNVLKKVSPTDTMLISKEVEVQSENIVTSIQSKQEVDKKERQEIEVEEMKTECESLRNAIEELQDEIKKLSTSVTQVTINYQIEEKELTINEEQKKIKARIYDLLQDGEENIKKLETAIETTTNKLINLGNQWEKHRVPLIQKYRQEKEKHSTKASASQKKLDEIRSFKEKEKELQEECRNKDQQYSQLVTEVQKLPKEVNRSAYTQRIIEIINNVRKQKDEIDKVLADTREIQKEINTLTGRVERSFTVVDELIFRDARTNEASRKAYKLLATLHSDCNELVSLVEETGATVREIRDLEEQIDSESTKNVGANLERITADLKQMKQETAALTAQLQSKSS is encoded by the exons ATGAACATGGCAGCTCGTTTTCGACTGGGTGCTACACTTGCTCAAGCATGTTCA GAATTAGGATACAAAGGTGACATTGGTTATCAAACGTTCTTGTATAATTCAGAGGCTGATCTACGAAGAGTTTTTATATTTCTCATTGAAAAGCTACCAAAAGAAAGTGATAAAACCTTAAATGAACCTATTACTAATGTTGGATTATTGGAAAAATCAATAGCAACTGCAATGTTGCAAGGCCTTTCAGCTTCCTGGCTACCACATTATTGTCATACAAAGGGATTTAGAAACAGAGGCAGAGCAAATGTTCCTTATACGTCTGTGAATTTAGAAGTACCAACAACAAATAGTGGAGACG attATCAAGATTATTGTATACATTATCTGCAATCTGTGCCTAAACAAGTGCAAAATCAACAATCCAGTTTACCTTCTATAATATCATATAACACAAAAGCTCTACATTCACATTCAATGACTATTGTAGATCGAATAAATTGGTTAAATAAAGAATACTCTAATAAAGTTACTTGTGTTAATGCATCAGTTGACAATAATGTTTTGAAAAAGGTTTCACCAACAGATACAATGTTAATTTCCAAA GAAGTTGAAGTTCAAAGTGAGAACATTGTGACATCTATACAGTCAAAACAAGAAGTAGATAAAAAAGAAAGGCAGGAAATAGAAGTTGAAGAAATGAAGACAGAATGTGAAAGTCTCAGAAATGCTATAGAAGAATTACAAGATGAGATTAAAAAATTAAGTACTAGCGTAACGCAAGTAACAATAAATTATCAAATAGAAGAAAAAGAATTAACCATTAATGAGGAGCAGAAAAAGATTAAAGCAAGAATTTATGATTTACTTCAAGATGGCGAagaaaatattaagaaattagAAACAGCAATTGAAACTACtacaaataaattaattaatttaggtAATCAATGGGAAAAACATAGGGTTCCACTAATTCAAAAATATCGACAAGAAAAAGAAAAGCATTCAACAAAAGCT agCGCAAGTCAAAAGAAGCTGGATGAAATTAGATCgttcaaagaaaaagaaaaggaacTTCAAGAAGAATGTCGTAACAAAGATCAACAGTACTCACAGTTAGTAACAGAAGTTCAAAAACTTCCTAAAGAAGTGAACAGATCTGCATATACTCAACGAATTATAGAAATAATTAATAACGTTAGAAAACAGAAAGACGAAATTGATAAAGTTTTAGCTGATACGCGAGAAATTCAGAAAGAAATAAATACACTTACTGGCAGAGTGGAAAgatcattcacagtggttgatgAATTAATATTTCGAGATGCAAGGACAAATGAAGCATCCAGAAAGGCATATAAATTATTAGCCACTCTTCATTCTGACTGCAATGAACTAGTAAGTTTAGTAGAAGAAACAGGTGCCACTGTACGAGAAATAAGAGATCTAGAAGAACAG ATTGATTCTGAATCCACGAAAAACGTT